In the Athene noctua chromosome 25, bAthNoc1.hap1.1, whole genome shotgun sequence genome, one interval contains:
- the LOC141970334 gene encoding feather keratin Cos1-2-like: MSCYDQCLPCRPCGPTPLANSCNELCVRQCQDSTVAIQPSPVVVTLPGPILSSFPQNTVVGSSTSAAVGRILSCDGVPINSGGFDLSFITSRYCGRRCPPC; the protein is encoded by the coding sequence atgtcctgctacgaccagtgcctgccatgccggccctgcggcccgaccccgctggccaacagctgcaatgagctctgtgtcaggcagtgccaggactccaccgtggccatccagccctcccccgtggtggtgaccctgcccggccccatcctcagctccttcccacagaacaccgttgtgggctcctccacctccgctgccgttggccgcatcctcagctgtgacggagtgcccatcaactctgggggctttgacctctccttcattaccagccgctactgtggcagaaggtgccccccctgctaa